A region from the Pirellulales bacterium genome encodes:
- the pckA gene encoding phosphoenolpyruvate carboxykinase (ATP), with the protein MQDNFDLSQYGISVAEVWRNAPAARLYEVAIETDKCALSAAGALIARSGTKTGRSPKDKRIVDHPRSSPDIWWGDVNIALDEQTFLTNRERAIDFLNFRPRLFVFDGFAGWHPKYRLRVRVICARPYHAIFMHNMLIRPMADELADFGKPDYVIFNAGEFPANLHTRHMTSKTSIDLSFERGEFVVLGTEYAGEMKKGIFTIMNYLMPKQGVLSMHCSANEGPAGDVSLFFGLSGTGKTTLSADPGRKLIGDDEHCWCDDGVFNIEGGCYAKCINLSAEKEPQIYQAIRFGSVLENVTCDPLSREVNYSDASITENTRASYPIEFIPNAQIPCLAGHPRHVILLTCDAFGVLPPVSRLTPPQAMYHFINGYTAKVAGTEHGVTEPQATFSACFGAAFLVWHPTKYAEMLAERMRTYGAEAWLVNTGWTGGSHGSGSRIPLVSTRAIVDAIHAGDLSHTKTVEEPWFGLHVPTACPGVPERLLSPERAWDDRNAYARTARKLGRLFQRHFSQYADAASEETLMAGPRCAEEG; encoded by the coding sequence ATGCAGGATAATTTCGATCTGAGTCAGTACGGCATCTCGGTGGCCGAAGTGTGGCGCAACGCGCCGGCGGCCCGGCTCTATGAAGTGGCCATCGAGACCGACAAGTGCGCCCTCAGCGCCGCGGGCGCGCTCATCGCGCGGTCGGGCACGAAAACCGGCCGCAGCCCCAAAGACAAACGCATCGTCGACCATCCGCGCAGCTCGCCCGACATCTGGTGGGGCGATGTCAACATCGCGCTCGACGAACAGACGTTTCTTACCAACCGCGAGCGGGCCATCGATTTTTTGAACTTCCGTCCGCGGCTGTTCGTGTTCGATGGCTTCGCCGGCTGGCATCCCAAGTACCGGCTGAGAGTCCGCGTGATCTGTGCCCGGCCATACCATGCCATCTTCATGCACAACATGCTCATCCGGCCCATGGCCGACGAGTTGGCCGACTTCGGCAAACCTGACTACGTGATCTTCAACGCGGGCGAGTTCCCGGCCAATCTGCACACGCGGCACATGACCTCCAAGACCAGCATCGACCTGAGCTTCGAGCGCGGCGAGTTCGTCGTGCTGGGCACGGAATACGCCGGCGAGATGAAAAAAGGCATTTTCACCATCATGAACTACCTCATGCCCAAGCAGGGCGTGCTCTCGATGCACTGCTCGGCCAACGAGGGGCCGGCGGGCGACGTGTCGCTGTTTTTCGGTCTTTCCGGCACCGGCAAGACCACGCTCTCCGCCGACCCCGGCCGCAAGCTGATCGGCGACGACGAGCACTGCTGGTGCGACGACGGCGTGTTCAACATCGAGGGGGGCTGCTACGCCAAGTGCATCAACCTTTCGGCTGAAAAGGAGCCGCAGATTTATCAGGCCATCCGTTTCGGCTCGGTGCTGGAGAATGTGACCTGCGATCCGTTGTCGCGGGAGGTGAATTACTCGGATGCGTCGATCACCGAAAACACGCGGGCCAGCTACCCGATCGAGTTCATCCCCAACGCCCAGATTCCCTGCCTGGCCGGCCATCCGCGGCACGTGATCTTGCTGACGTGCGATGCCTTCGGCGTGTTGCCGCCCGTCAGCAGGCTTACGCCGCCGCAGGCCATGTATCACTTCATCAACGGGTACACGGCGAAGGTGGCGGGGACGGAGCACGGCGTCACCGAGCCGCAGGCCACGTTTTCGGCCTGCTTCGGCGCCGCCTTTCTGGTCTGGCACCCAACCAAGTACGCCGAGATGCTGGCCGAGCGCATGCGGACCTACGGGGCCGAAGCCTGGCTGGTGAACACGGGTTGGACCGGCGGATCGCACGGCAGCGGTTCGCGCATCCCGTTGGTCAGCACGCGGGCCATCGTCGACGCGATCCACGCGGGCGACCTCTCGCACACCAAGACGGTGGAAGAGCCGTGGTTCGGGCTGCACGTGCCGACGGCGTGCCCCGGCGTGCCGGAAAGGTTGTTGTCGCCCGAACGAGCCTGGGACGACCGCAACGCCTACGCCCGGACGGCCCGCAAGCTTGGCCGGCTGTTTCAACGACATTTTTCCCAATACGCCGACGCGGCCAGTGAGGAGACCTTGATGGCCGGACCGCGCTGCGCCGAGGAAGGGTAA
- a CDS encoding transglutaminaseTgpA domain-containing protein, with product MRVAARAGAERRLQISLAVLTALGTLLLGMGERNVLLPVLAVIVSVSSVYLTDIKGWLQLNTFVANVAGVIALAVTWRDWNTYASEGQLLSLANLLIYLQFVLLYRKKSVRNYWLLLLLSLLQVAVATALNLSVSFGLLLPVYMFVGLLTMALFVVFREHVEQEGAGGPAEPAAAAGDGAGRGPRARARASRQVWQSSASFESGLGWAFLRQMIWLAAGTFVFSLIWFFGLPRGGKKGPWRPSGVIPFTSVGFSESVSLGQLGEVYENPEEVMQVQFTDDARPNEGYRVGGDSALFRGSLLYRYGRGRWEPLRQRALRGQTLPLPRLPDDLPKEPQPVREKITIGARTDRILFTVLPAFAAGPTDLRYSPDTEQLVRSKDIDSIFPYELLTTAFRDHIAQMWVPADGEPDADAALQMPRKRDGSDPLLGLRAAAAAVAANVPDKQPELIARALEGHLRDEGAFQFSLRSVRRAPGTDPVEDFVVTNRQGHCEYFASALTLMLRSLNIPARLALGFKGGEWDPVHRLYQVRELHAHAWVEAYVGPKELRHNLLDHPQARRHGAWLILDPTPSRSGDDELADSFGIGALRRLLDLTQLVWTNYVLGMDSRRQQEAIYQPLLERLESALHSLTDEEGREEIRRWLAEVLQQRLGLSHGLLSWQGLLISMTSLLAGVGSWKAASMLAGRVRRWRKRRPAALRRAARRVEFYEQFESLLARYDMPRVAAQTQLEFALATGGHLAESPLTQPAGALPRRIAEAFYRVRFGKRELDDAESESVERAIAELSAALAARQAVEKHVERGTSGRYWFTANGAKKS from the coding sequence GTGCGGGTCGCTGCGCGCGCCGGGGCCGAGCGCCGGCTGCAAATCAGCCTGGCGGTGCTCACCGCGCTGGGAACGCTGTTATTGGGCATGGGCGAACGCAACGTGTTGTTGCCCGTGCTGGCGGTGATCGTCTCCGTCAGCTCCGTTTACCTGACCGATATCAAGGGCTGGCTGCAGCTCAACACGTTCGTGGCCAACGTGGCGGGCGTCATCGCTTTGGCCGTCACCTGGCGCGACTGGAACACGTACGCCTCGGAAGGTCAGCTCTTGTCGCTGGCCAACTTGCTGATCTATCTGCAGTTCGTGCTCTTGTATCGCAAGAAAAGCGTTCGCAATTATTGGCTGCTGCTGTTGCTGAGTTTGTTGCAAGTGGCGGTGGCCACCGCGCTCAACCTGAGTGTTTCGTTCGGCCTGCTGCTGCCCGTCTACATGTTCGTCGGTTTGCTCACGATGGCTTTGTTCGTGGTCTTTCGGGAGCATGTCGAACAAGAGGGCGCTGGCGGGCCGGCGGAGCCGGCGGCTGCGGCTGGTGACGGCGCAGGCCGCGGGCCGCGGGCACGGGCCCGCGCTTCGCGGCAAGTGTGGCAGTCGTCGGCCTCGTTCGAGAGCGGGTTGGGCTGGGCCTTCTTGCGGCAGATGATTTGGCTGGCCGCCGGGACGTTCGTCTTTTCGCTGATCTGGTTTTTTGGGCTGCCTCGCGGGGGCAAGAAAGGGCCTTGGCGTCCGAGCGGTGTCATACCTTTTACCAGCGTGGGCTTCTCGGAAAGCGTCAGTCTCGGTCAGTTGGGCGAAGTTTATGAGAACCCTGAAGAGGTCATGCAGGTCCAGTTCACGGATGACGCTCGACCCAACGAAGGTTATCGCGTGGGCGGCGATTCCGCTCTCTTTCGCGGCAGCCTGTTGTATCGCTATGGGCGCGGCCGTTGGGAACCCCTTCGTCAACGCGCTCTTCGAGGGCAGACGCTTCCTCTGCCGCGCCTGCCCGACGATTTGCCTAAGGAGCCGCAGCCTGTGCGGGAGAAGATCACGATCGGCGCCCGCACCGACCGCATTCTGTTCACCGTCCTGCCGGCCTTTGCGGCCGGTCCGACGGACCTGCGATACTCGCCCGACACCGAGCAACTTGTGCGGTCGAAAGACATTGACAGCATTTTCCCCTACGAGCTGCTGACGACGGCCTTTCGCGACCATATTGCTCAGATGTGGGTGCCGGCCGACGGAGAGCCTGACGCCGATGCCGCCTTGCAGATGCCGCGGAAGCGAGACGGCAGCGACCCGTTATTGGGACTGCGGGCAGCAGCCGCGGCGGTCGCGGCCAACGTGCCGGACAAGCAGCCCGAGTTGATCGCGCGGGCGCTGGAAGGTCATCTGCGCGACGAAGGCGCATTCCAATTCTCGTTGAGATCGGTGCGGCGCGCACCCGGCACCGACCCGGTCGAAGACTTTGTGGTGACGAACCGCCAGGGGCATTGCGAGTATTTCGCCAGCGCCTTGACGCTGATGCTCCGCAGCCTGAATATTCCGGCCCGGCTGGCGCTGGGCTTCAAAGGAGGTGAGTGGGACCCGGTCCACCGCCTTTACCAGGTCCGCGAGTTGCACGCGCACGCCTGGGTGGAGGCCTATGTGGGGCCGAAGGAGTTGCGGCACAACCTGCTCGATCATCCGCAAGCGAGACGCCACGGCGCCTGGCTGATACTCGATCCCACACCCTCCCGGTCCGGCGACGATGAGTTGGCCGACAGCTTTGGAATCGGCGCCCTGAGGCGGTTGCTCGATCTGACCCAGCTCGTCTGGACCAACTACGTGTTGGGCATGGATTCGCGGCGGCAACAAGAAGCGATCTACCAGCCGTTGCTGGAGCGGCTGGAAAGCGCCTTGCACAGTCTCACTGATGAAGAAGGGCGCGAAGAGATTCGCCGCTGGTTGGCCGAGGTGTTGCAACAGCGGCTCGGCCTTTCTCACGGGCTGTTGAGTTGGCAGGGACTGCTGATCTCGATGACATCCTTGCTGGCGGGCGTCGGTTCGTGGAAGGCGGCCAGCATGCTGGCAGGTCGCGTGCGCCGCTGGCGAAAGCGTCGGCCCGCGGCACTTCGGCGCGCCGCGAGGCGAGTCGAGTTCTACGAGCAGTTCGAGTCGTTGCTGGCCCGCTACGACATGCCGCGCGTCGCCGCTCAGACGCAGCTCGAGTTTGCCCTGGCCACTGGCGGGCACCTCGCCGAGTCGCCCTTGACGCAGCCGGCCGGCGCGCTGCCGCGGCGCATTGCCGAGGCGTTTTATCGCGTCCGTTTCGGCAAACGGGAGCTGGACGACGCTGAATCTGAGTCGGTCGAGCGAGCGATCGCCGAGCTGAGCGCCGCGCTCGCCGCGCGCCAGGCGGTCGAGAAACACGTCGAGCGCGGGACCTCCGGACGGTATTGGTTCACCGCGAACGGCGCAAAAAAGTCGTAG
- a CDS encoding SDR family oxidoreductase — MDLGLSGKIAFVTGASSGIGAATARLLAEEGADVVLANHNNVVGAAATAQAVAGAGRRSWTVRLDMADPVSVDSALREVEGSVPGLDAAILCAGTNVIRPLLDVTADEWNEVIQVNLNGMFYVLRAVAPLMRDGASIVTVASVAGHTGAAHHAHYAAAKAGVINLTKSAAKTLAPRVRVNCVAPGLTETEMGKQAIAEQDRDYLATKLLARRMASPEEIARSIVFLASPAASFVFGATLDVNGGRELR; from the coding sequence ATGGATCTTGGCCTGAGCGGTAAAATCGCCTTTGTCACCGGGGCGTCGAGCGGCATCGGCGCGGCCACGGCCCGCCTGCTGGCCGAGGAAGGCGCCGACGTTGTCCTTGCGAATCACAACAACGTCGTCGGAGCTGCCGCCACCGCACAGGCTGTGGCTGGCGCGGGGCGAAGGTCTTGGACGGTGCGGCTCGACATGGCGGACCCGGTCTCAGTCGATTCGGCGCTGCGCGAAGTCGAAGGCAGCGTGCCCGGCCTCGACGCCGCAATTCTCTGTGCGGGCACGAACGTCATCAGGCCGCTTCTGGATGTTACGGCGGACGAATGGAACGAAGTGATCCAGGTCAATTTGAACGGCATGTTCTATGTGCTGCGCGCGGTGGCGCCGCTGATGCGCGACGGTGCGTCGATCGTGACGGTGGCCAGCGTGGCGGGCCACACGGGCGCCGCACACCACGCCCACTATGCGGCGGCCAAGGCAGGCGTGATCAACCTGACCAAGAGCGCCGCCAAGACGCTGGCCCCAAGAGTGCGCGTCAACTGCGTCGCTCCCGGACTGACCGAAACCGAAATGGGCAAGCAAGCCATCGCCGAGCAGGACCGTGATTACCTGGCCACGAAGCTGTTGGCCCGACGGATGGCTTCGCCCGAAGAGATTGCCCGCTCGATCGTCTTTCTGGCCAGCCCGGCCGCCAGCTTTGTTTTCGGCGCCACGCTGGACGTCAACGGCGGGAGGGAGTTGCGTTAG